A part of Candidatus Babeliaceae bacterium genomic DNA contains:
- a CDS encoding glucokinase — translation MLQSMREVAYTNAFDNKNGQFFLAGDIGGTNTSFGIFDVTRADITLLFSFHFKSHMVHDYTQLCVELMAYIKQVYGITFSTACFGIAGIVSSHRDSARPTNLSVTVDALSIKKNTGIADVVFMNDFETVGCGIDYIDQKDIVTIHEGEPRPKAHKACIGAGTGMGKCMLVWHEHIQRYVPYASEGGHAECTGQTPFDYNLFAFIRQEKNNTMMVSWEDVLSGRGIQRLYAFLGTTKKYVVTDVTEIIKTESFQPDKISLYAQEDPRCYDTMLLYTKLYARCAKNFALDALALNGLYIAGGIATHNVHLFTSTLFFDEFVAGNRLSDVLSKVPLFVIADYNINLYGAVIALQLYEQKVIV, via the coding sequence ATGTTGCAATCAATGCGTGAAGTTGCTTACACAAATGCTTTTGACAATAAAAACGGTCAATTTTTTTTGGCGGGTGATATTGGCGGAACAAATACAAGTTTTGGTATTTTTGATGTCACTCGTGCCGATATAACGTTGTTGTTTTCATTCCATTTTAAAAGCCACATGGTGCATGATTATACACAATTGTGTGTAGAATTGATGGCGTATATTAAGCAGGTGTACGGTATTACCTTTTCTACTGCGTGTTTTGGTATTGCGGGTATTGTTTCGTCACATCGTGATAGTGCACGGCCTACCAATCTATCGGTAACGGTTGATGCATTGAGTATCAAAAAAAATACGGGCATTGCCGATGTTGTTTTTATGAATGATTTTGAAACGGTTGGTTGCGGGATAGATTATATTGATCAAAAAGATATTGTAACTATTCATGAGGGAGAGCCGAGACCAAAAGCGCATAAGGCATGTATTGGTGCCGGCACGGGGATGGGAAAATGTATGCTCGTGTGGCATGAGCATATACAAAGATATGTGCCCTATGCATCTGAAGGCGGGCATGCCGAATGTACAGGACAAACGCCGTTTGATTACAATCTTTTTGCTTTTATACGGCAAGAAAAAAATAATACTATGATGGTGTCTTGGGAAGATGTTCTTTCTGGCAGGGGCATTCAGAGATTGTATGCCTTTTTGGGTACAACAAAAAAATATGTTGTAACAGATGTTACAGAGATTATAAAAACAGAGTCATTCCAGCCAGACAAAATATCGTTGTATGCGCAAGAGGACCCGCGTTGTTATGATACTATGTTGTTGTATACCAAGTTGTATGCACGATGTGCAAAAAATTTTGCGCTAGATGCGCTTGCATTAAATGGGTTATACATAGCGGGTGGAATTGCGACGCATAATGTGCATCTGTTTACGAGCACATTGTTTTTTGATGAGTTTGTAGCGGGCAATAGATTGAGTGACGTTTTGTCTAAGGTACCGCTTTTTGTTATCGCCGATTATAATATTAATTTATATGGAGCTGTTATAGCTCTGCAATTGTATGAACAAAAGGTGATAGTATAA
- a CDS encoding thioredoxin family protein has product MNIRQLYYSLIIIACTSHTALRTAALDFGQLVAQSPNLNAAFTTNVLQSSTPVVVKFFMKGCGPCNLMGPIFDKAADLLNGKVTLIGINLKLYPSVSSRYGIRSAPTFIYFKNGVEVNRHIGPNNKNTGQRWTPATLADNILSVFGL; this is encoded by the coding sequence ATGAACATTCGTCAATTATATTATTCGCTCATCATCATCGCATGCACATCACATACGGCACTACGCACAGCAGCTCTAGATTTTGGACAGCTTGTTGCACAATCACCCAATCTCAATGCAGCATTTACCACCAACGTATTACAGTCAAGCACGCCGGTAGTAGTAAAATTTTTTATGAAAGGCTGCGGACCGTGCAATCTCATGGGGCCTATTTTTGATAAAGCCGCCGATCTTCTCAACGGCAAAGTTACGCTGATAGGAATCAATCTCAAACTATATCCAAGCGTATCATCGCGATACGGCATCCGCTCCGCACCAACATTTATTTATTTTAAAAATGGCGTAGAAGTTAATCGACACATCGGGCCCAATAACAAAAATACCGGCCAGCGCTGGACCCCCGCAACGCTAGCCGATAACATTTTGTCAGTTTTTGGCTTATAA
- a CDS encoding AAA family ATPase → MNTEQFTTATQELVNKAIMLAHEHKNPTLMPLHILIATLSQEFCRSVYALVHLPLKQLTDLSTAELNKLPHVEGAQLTADVSLENFFAACKKEADTLKDSFISLEHVMLVLAEIKLLPVSRAVLLNHIQTIRKGKTVKDKNAESQYQLLEKYCQNVTQQAKDGKLDPVIGRSEEIRRVIQILSRRTKNNPVLIGEPGVGKTAIVEGIAQRIINNDIPESLKNNTVYALDLGLLIAGAKYQGEFEERLKGVLKEIETSSDNIILFIDELHMLVGAGATGGGMDASNLLKPALARGQLHCIGATTLKEYKKYIEKDAALERRFQKVLVEEPTIDDAISILRGLKERYELHHGIRIKDQALVDAVILSSKNIGDRFLPDKAIDLVDEAAAMVKMSIDSQPEEIDQLERKIRQLEIEKVALSKEKNGTAHVRLQELEKELSDLKERNALLLSQWKAEKAPLEKINTIKEQLEAAHNQFVQAEREGDFAKASEIKYGKMVKLQQDLAHQQTIVDALPKKLLKEEVDESDIAAVLSRWTGIPADKLQSDETKKLLAMESTLQERVIGQDEAIAEIAHAILMHRTGLTDPNRPIGSFLFLGPTGVGKTEVAKTVAEFLFDDQKKLIRIDMSEYMEKHAVARLIGAPPGYVGYEEGGQLTEAVRKQPYAVILFDEIEKAHPDVFNIFLQILDEGHLTDSQGRTVSFKNTIIIMTSNIGSDIILEAGAINDTVKKSIESLLRKAFKPEFLNRIDGIAFFKMLTQDDVVKIAALQLSQLQKRLAEKQIVLHITPEVIAKIAQLGYEKEFGARPLKRAIQQHVGVPLSAYLLKNPTAKTVTISLKQDSIIIE, encoded by the coding sequence ATGAATACAGAACAATTTACAACAGCAACGCAAGAATTAGTAAACAAGGCGATCATGCTCGCGCATGAGCACAAAAATCCTACTCTCATGCCACTCCACATTCTTATCGCAACGCTATCGCAGGAGTTTTGTCGGTCGGTTTATGCGTTAGTACACCTGCCTCTTAAGCAACTCACAGATCTTTCTACAGCAGAATTAAATAAGCTGCCGCATGTTGAAGGTGCGCAGTTAACCGCAGATGTAAGCTTAGAAAATTTTTTTGCTGCATGTAAAAAAGAAGCAGATACTTTGAAGGATTCTTTTATCAGTCTTGAGCATGTTATGCTTGTTCTTGCAGAAATAAAATTATTACCAGTTAGTCGCGCTGTATTACTCAATCACATACAGACGATCAGAAAAGGAAAAACCGTGAAAGACAAAAATGCAGAAAGTCAGTACCAGCTCTTAGAAAAATATTGCCAAAATGTGACGCAGCAGGCAAAGGATGGCAAACTTGATCCGGTTATAGGTCGCAGTGAAGAAATTAGGCGCGTTATTCAAATCCTGTCCCGTCGAACCAAGAACAATCCGGTGCTTATCGGTGAGCCGGGTGTGGGAAAAACGGCAATTGTAGAAGGTATTGCGCAGCGTATTATTAATAATGATATCCCAGAAAGCTTAAAAAATAATACTGTGTATGCGCTTGATCTCGGGCTCTTAATAGCCGGCGCCAAGTATCAGGGGGAATTTGAAGAGCGGCTTAAGGGCGTTTTGAAAGAAATAGAAACAAGCTCTGATAATATTATTTTATTTATTGATGAATTACATATGCTGGTCGGTGCTGGTGCTACCGGTGGCGGCATGGATGCGTCTAATTTATTAAAGCCTGCACTTGCGCGTGGGCAACTACACTGTATTGGCGCAACGACACTCAAAGAATACAAAAAATATATAGAAAAAGATGCTGCTTTGGAGCGCCGTTTTCAAAAAGTATTAGTTGAAGAGCCGACCATTGATGATGCAATCTCTATTTTGCGCGGGCTAAAAGAGCGCTATGAATTACATCACGGCATTAGAATAAAAGACCAGGCGCTCGTTGACGCAGTTATCCTATCATCAAAAAATATTGGTGATCGCTTTTTGCCTGATAAGGCAATAGATTTGGTCGATGAAGCTGCTGCCATGGTCAAAATGTCTATAGATTCTCAGCCGGAAGAAATTGATCAACTTGAGCGCAAAATTAGACAGCTAGAGATTGAAAAAGTTGCACTTTCTAAAGAAAAAAATGGCACGGCTCATGTACGTTTACAAGAATTAGAAAAAGAATTGAGCGACCTTAAAGAGCGCAACGCTCTCTTATTAAGCCAATGGAAGGCAGAAAAAGCGCCGCTGGAAAAAATTAATACTATTAAAGAGCAGTTGGAAGCGGCACATAATCAGTTTGTGCAGGCAGAGCGGGAGGGTGATTTTGCCAAGGCTTCCGAAATTAAATATGGCAAAATGGTTAAGTTGCAGCAGGATCTTGCTCATCAGCAGACTATCGTGGATGCTTTGCCAAAAAAATTATTAAAAGAAGAAGTTGATGAGTCCGATATTGCCGCAGTCTTATCCCGTTGGACCGGTATCCCTGCAGATAAGCTGCAGAGTGATGAGACCAAAAAATTGCTTGCTATGGAGTCAACGCTGCAAGAACGTGTGATTGGCCAGGATGAAGCGATTGCAGAGATTGCACATGCGATCTTGATGCATAGAACTGGTCTCACTGATCCCAATCGGCCCATTGGTTCATTCTTGTTTTTAGGACCTACGGGTGTTGGTAAAACAGAAGTGGCCAAAACCGTTGCGGAATTTCTCTTCGATGATCAAAAAAAACTGATCAGAATTGATATGTCAGAGTATATGGAAAAGCATGCCGTTGCGCGGCTTATCGGCGCTCCTCCGGGCTATGTTGGCTATGAAGAAGGTGGTCAATTGACTGAAGCTGTACGTAAGCAGCCATACGCGGTTATTTTATTTGATGAGATCGAAAAAGCTCATCCAGATGTTTTTAATATTTTTTTACAAATTTTGGATGAGGGGCATTTGACCGATAGTCAGGGGCGGACCGTGTCATTCAAGAATACTATTATTATTATGACGTCTAATATTGGGTCTGATATTATTCTGGAAGCAGGCGCCATTAATGATACTGTCAAAAAATCTATAGAAAGCTTATTACGAAAAGCATTTAAGCCGGAATTTTTAAACCGTATCGATGGCATAGCATTTTTCAAAATGCTCACTCAGGACGATGTTGTGAAAATAGCGGCATTACAGCTATCCCAATTGCAAAAAAGACTGGCAGAAAAGCAGATAGTTTTGCATATTACTCCGGAGGTTATCGCTAAAATTGCTCAACTGGGGTATGAAAAAGAGTTCGGCGCTCGTCCACTCAAGCGCGCCATCCAGCAGCATGTCGGTGTCCCACTCTCTGCTTATTTACTCAAAAACCCTACTGCAAAAACGGTAACTATTTCTCTTAAGCAAGATTCTATTATTATAGAGTAA
- a CDS encoding ATP-binding cassette domain-containing protein, with protein sequence MVIVNNLTVQVKKNTLLNNVSCTLVPGRITSFIGKSGAGKTTLLKSLVGLMPITQGQIIINDKQLSGLTHRQRSEEIGYVFQDFNLFPHMTVIENCIDPLLVHDMPLHQIVHGTYYFQARQQALFILQRLEMQDFVDKYPSELSGGQQQRVAIARALCLNPRILLLDEPTASLDPFNTDILVAILLSLAKNGLTIGLSSQDMGFVRKVFDRVYYLESGRIIEFCDGLDQLPQHPAIQAFV encoded by the coding sequence ATGGTAATCGTTAATAACCTGACCGTCCAAGTAAAAAAAAATACGCTTCTTAACAATGTTTCTTGCACGTTGGTGCCGGGACGCATTACGAGTTTTATTGGTAAAAGTGGTGCTGGCAAAACAACATTACTTAAGTCTTTGGTCGGCCTTATGCCCATAACTCAAGGCCAGATTATTATTAATGATAAGCAATTGAGTGGCTTGACGCATCGCCAACGATCAGAAGAAATAGGCTATGTTTTTCAAGATTTTAATTTATTCCCCCACATGACTGTTATAGAAAATTGCATTGACCCGTTGTTGGTTCATGACATGCCATTGCATCAAATTGTTCATGGTACGTATTATTTTCAAGCGCGGCAGCAAGCACTTTTTATTTTGCAGCGGCTAGAAATGCAAGATTTTGTTGATAAATATCCATCGGAGCTTTCTGGTGGTCAGCAGCAGCGTGTTGCCATCGCCCGGGCATTATGCTTAAATCCCCGCATTTTATTACTTGATGAGCCGACGGCGTCTCTTGACCCGTTTAATACTGATATTTTGGTCGCCATATTACTTTCTTTGGCAAAAAATGGTCTTACTATTGGGCTTTCTAGTCAGGACATGGGTTTTGTGCGCAAAGTTTTTGACCGCGTTTATTATCTCGAGTCTGGTCGCATTATAGAATTCTGCGACGGCCTTGACCAACTCCCCCAACACCCCGCTATTCAAGCTTTTGTATAA
- a CDS encoding amino acid ABC transporter permease, whose translation MSLAPYVPLIVHGVMVTIAAWLIAGFFSLLVGTILGVLISRRLALRKLSIFIRIYVFIAKGIPAYVHILIAYFVIPALFGFKISGFVAATGALAFCSSGYVAEIIRAGINAIPRGQWDACMVLGYPLYHALRRVMLPQLFKAILPALFGEFEQLLKSTSLLATIGVTELTRTGMNIISRELNPLPVYLMIACIYLFFSAILHVLLIYSERKTIHGNR comes from the coding sequence GTGAGTCTTGCACCCTATGTCCCTCTGATAGTGCATGGCGTTATGGTCACCATAGCGGCCTGGCTTATTGCAGGTTTTTTTAGCTTATTGGTTGGTACCATTTTAGGTGTATTAATAAGTCGCCGACTGGCGCTACGCAAGCTGAGTATATTTATACGTATATATGTGTTTATTGCCAAAGGTATTCCTGCTTATGTACATATCTTAATTGCTTATTTTGTTATTCCCGCGCTATTTGGGTTCAAAATTTCTGGTTTTGTCGCAGCAACGGGCGCGCTTGCTTTTTGTTCTAGCGGTTACGTTGCCGAAATTATTCGTGCCGGAATTAATGCAATCCCGCGTGGTCAATGGGATGCGTGTATGGTATTGGGGTATCCGCTCTATCACGCGTTACGTCGTGTCATGTTGCCACAGTTGTTTAAAGCAATTTTGCCCGCACTGTTTGGAGAGTTTGAACAGTTATTAAAGAGCACGTCTTTGTTGGCAACTATTGGCGTAACTGAACTGACGCGCACGGGCATGAACATTATTTCTCGTGAGCTTAATCCTCTTCCGGTTTATCTTATGATTGCGTGTATCTATTTATTTTTTTCGGCAATTTTGCATGTACTATTAATATATAGTGAACGAAAGACTATCCATGGTAATCGTTAA
- a CDS encoding transporter substrate-binding domain-containing protein has product MKLKIILALVSALVIGCGMYLFFTRVSQPNPKNILTIGVASGYAPFISINTHNEYEGFDIDVAHALAQKMGKKLELLDLGSMTALFMALNQGSIDAIMWGLSITQERLKRVAMVRYQGELVTSYPLLFWGAIPGAIKSIEDMKGLTVCVEPGSSQEAVLAKYYINVLPTERIDDALLNIQYGKAAAAFVEPAIAKKFKNKYPEIVTLDVPLAPEDQVEGIGIAILPENKDVINQVERAIVALQQDGTLKKYEEKWGIA; this is encoded by the coding sequence ATGAAATTAAAAATAATTCTAGCGCTGGTAAGTGCGCTGGTTATTGGTTGCGGCATGTATCTCTTCTTTACACGCGTTTCGCAACCTAACCCCAAAAATATCCTTACTATAGGTGTGGCTTCTGGTTACGCACCCTTTATCAGTATTAATACACATAATGAGTATGAAGGCTTTGATATCGATGTAGCACATGCATTAGCTCAAAAAATGGGTAAAAAGCTTGAGTTGCTAGATCTAGGTTCCATGACCGCCCTTTTTATGGCTCTTAACCAAGGCAGTATTGATGCGATTATGTGGGGTTTATCGATTACTCAAGAGCGTCTTAAGCGTGTAGCTATGGTGCGGTATCAGGGTGAGCTGGTGACGTCTTATCCTCTTCTTTTTTGGGGGGCTATTCCTGGCGCTATTAAAAGCATAGAAGATATGAAGGGCCTAACGGTCTGCGTTGAGCCGGGATCATCACAGGAAGCAGTTTTAGCAAAATATTACATTAACGTATTGCCAACAGAAAGAATTGATGATGCGCTGCTTAATATTCAGTACGGTAAAGCCGCTGCAGCTTTTGTTGAACCTGCTATTGCAAAAAAATTTAAAAACAAATATCCAGAAATTGTAACGCTTGATGTGCCATTGGCTCCTGAAGATCAGGTCGAGGGTATTGGTATTGCCATACTCCCAGAAAATAAAGACGTAATTAATCAAGTAGAGCGTGCTATTGTCGCTCTGCAACAGGATGGGACTCTTAAAAAGTATGAAGAAAAGTGGGGTATTGCGTGA
- a CDS encoding M48 family metalloprotease translates to MKYIYSLVFLSVANPHIMSMSLTEKQIAACNKIKNINPLEQYVNPTSEYKQTALLLHQNNVSTCTCMRYFIEEKTKRAHKALEKEFEITPHWQEHDRTIAAMRAEDVRNAQLIFHPSLPQHEGELIQNMIQEKNIQLPLYVKKSNSNRSCYIGLRRLIPQNTRIFKLALTHRDFDNCNEQEKIGTLLHELKHAEQSHLYYEIALAQELQKKAEFYKKNRVQAYDDCQQGNIIRKILNIKDKNAEQIYIQTAQRESWYEQKVKNLKRSPSYLKFSRSQEAEADRIPAACGTCEDARAITSMTIDIFKTTPARNAHKQSTHPSPVTRIEWAMRIKGVKEAEEALRINEPERKINMYFSRTTNQFE, encoded by the coding sequence ATGAAATATATATATAGTTTGGTTTTTCTGTCGGTAGCAAACCCTCATATTATGAGCATGAGTTTAACCGAAAAGCAGATTGCCGCGTGCAATAAAATCAAAAATATCAATCCCCTAGAACAATACGTAAATCCTACATCAGAATATAAACAGACAGCTCTACTGCTTCACCAAAATAATGTATCAACCTGCACATGTATGCGCTATTTTATTGAAGAAAAAACGAAACGCGCCCATAAAGCGCTCGAAAAAGAGTTTGAAATTACTCCCCATTGGCAAGAGCATGACAGAACGATTGCCGCAATGCGCGCAGAAGACGTACGCAATGCGCAATTAATTTTTCATCCATCTCTTCCTCAACACGAGGGTGAATTAATACAAAATATGATTCAAGAAAAAAATATACAACTACCACTGTATGTAAAAAAAAGTAATTCCAACAGATCATGTTATATAGGCTTAAGAAGGTTAATACCACAAAACACAAGAATATTTAAATTAGCTCTAACGCATAGAGATTTCGATAATTGTAATGAGCAGGAAAAAATAGGAACATTGTTGCATGAACTTAAGCATGCAGAACAATCTCACCTCTATTACGAAATAGCGCTAGCACAGGAACTTCAAAAGAAGGCCGAATTTTACAAAAAAAATCGAGTACAAGCCTATGATGACTGCCAACAAGGCAATATAATTCGTAAAATATTAAACATAAAAGATAAAAATGCCGAACAGATCTATATACAGACAGCTCAACGCGAATCATGGTATGAGCAAAAAGTTAAAAACTTAAAAAGATCGCCGTCGTATTTAAAATTTAGCCGTTCTCAAGAAGCTGAGGCCGACCGCATTCCGGCTGCATGTGGAACCTGTGAAGATGCACGCGCCATAACAAGCATGACAATAGATATTTTTAAAACAACACCAGCAAGAAATGCGCACAAACAATCAACACACCCCTCTCCTGTAACAAGAATAGAATGGGCAATGCGCATTAAGGGGGTTAAAGAAGCTGAAGAAGCTTTGCGTATAAATGAGCCGGAGCGTAAAATTAATATGTATTTCTCAAGAACAACCAATCAATTTGAGTAA
- a CDS encoding GIY-YIG nuclease family protein, producing the protein MSVQEVIKNIPRLPGVYIFKDAHNVVLYVGKAKSLKNRVQSYFRNKNDDWKVAELIKEHVTIECIITKNEIEALLLEAQLIQDFKPKYNTLLKSGNPFLYILFTPTEIKLVRVKKEKGQYFGPFLHKKEARSTYDYLLKTFKLQMCAVKIPGGCLEYHLGNCAGSCKIDFDLTDYKIRLELALQAFEGNHAAFLKTIEQQMRVYIKNLEFEKARTLSIYLQNIDKIFATIKTGFTEKKYAQEVMYATSPLRRPDDELMQGLSALQELLDLPVLPQSIDCFDISHFQSTHIVGSCVRFVDGRPDKNKCRRFKIRSLTGQNDYAALQEIVQRRYKLGDFPDIILIDGGKGQRNAVRHIFPQIPCISIAKREETLFTDFHPEGLVLDVQTHLGQLIIALRDYAHHFAISYHKLLRKKSYSN; encoded by the coding sequence ATGAGCGTGCAAGAAGTTATAAAAAACATTCCGCGATTGCCCGGCGTGTATATTTTTAAAGATGCGCACAATGTTGTTCTGTACGTGGGAAAAGCAAAGTCGCTCAAAAATCGCGTACAGTCATATTTTAGAAATAAAAATGATGACTGGAAGGTGGCAGAGTTAATTAAAGAACATGTCACGATAGAATGCATTATCACCAAAAATGAAATAGAAGCATTGTTATTAGAAGCGCAACTGATTCAAGATTTTAAACCAAAATATAATACGTTGTTAAAATCTGGTAACCCATTCTTGTATATTCTATTTACGCCGACAGAAATAAAACTTGTTCGTGTTAAAAAAGAAAAGGGTCAGTATTTCGGCCCTTTTTTACATAAAAAAGAAGCTCGTTCTACATATGATTATTTGCTCAAAACATTTAAATTACAGATGTGTGCGGTCAAAATACCTGGCGGATGTTTAGAATATCACTTGGGCAATTGTGCAGGCAGTTGTAAAATTGATTTTGATCTTACCGATTATAAAATTAGGTTAGAATTGGCTCTGCAGGCTTTTGAAGGCAATCATGCTGCGTTTTTAAAAACTATAGAGCAGCAGATGCGTGTGTATATAAAAAATTTGGAATTTGAAAAAGCAAGAACGTTGAGCATATATTTACAAAATATAGACAAAATTTTTGCGACTATAAAAACAGGATTTACCGAAAAAAAATATGCACAAGAAGTGATGTATGCAACATCACCATTGCGGCGCCCTGATGATGAACTCATGCAGGGGTTAAGTGCATTGCAAGAGTTGCTTGATCTGCCTGTTTTACCGCAGTCTATAGATTGCTTTGATATATCCCATTTTCAAAGTACGCATATTGTTGGTTCTTGTGTACGGTTTGTTGATGGACGACCTGATAAAAATAAATGTAGGCGGTTTAAAATTCGCTCATTGACGGGGCAAAATGATTATGCAGCGTTGCAAGAAATTGTACAACGCCGTTATAAATTGGGGGATTTTCCTGATATTATTCTTATTGATGGTGGCAAAGGACAGCGCAATGCCGTTCGGCATATTTTCCCACAGATTCCGTGCATTAGTATTGCAAAGCGAGAAGAAACATTATTTACAGATTTTCATCCCGAAGGTTTGGTGCTTGATGTGCAAACGCATCTTGGCCAACTCATTATTGCTTTGCGCGATTATGCGCACCATTTTGCCATTAGTTATCACAAACTGCTGCGCAAAAAGTCTTACTCAAATTGA